In one Actinomyces trachealis genomic region, the following are encoded:
- the uvrB gene encoding excinuclease ABC subunit UvrB has product MRPVTDLRRAEKPFEVISPYQPSGDQPTAIAELTERLKAGEKDIVLLGATGTGKSATTAWLVEQVQRPTLILEPNKTLAAQMAAEFRELLPNNAVEYFVSYYDYYQPEAYVPQTDTFIEKDSSINDEVERLRHSATNSLLTRRDVVVVSSVSCIYGLGTPQEYVDRMTPLQVGQEIDRDDLLRRFVSMQYTRNDIDFTRGTFRVRGDTIEIIPMYEELAIRIEMFGDDIESLATLHPLTGDVIGTTDQVFVFPASHYVAGPERMDKAIDGIQGELAARLKELERAGKLLEAQRLRMRTTYDLEMLQQIGTCSGVENYSLHIDGREKGTPPNTLLDYFPEDFLLVIDESHVTVPQIGAMHEGDASRKRTLVEHGFRLPSALDNRPLTFAEFEERVGQTVYLSATPGDYEIQRSDGVVEQIIRPTGLVDPKIVVKPTQGQIDDLLEEVRQRVDQDERVLVTTLTKRMAEDLTTYLAERGVRVEYLHSDVDTLRRVELLRELRLGQFDVLVGINLLREGLDLPEVSLVSILDADKEGFLRSTRSLIQTIGRAARNVSGEVHMYADKRTPAMNEAIEETERRRSKQLSYNAEHGIDPQPLRKKIADVTDMLAREDVDTAELLGTGYRGHEESRARAGRKKAAEATVRERLAGAAQSDLASLIEELTAQMHAAAEDLHFELAARLRDEIQDLKKELRSMRAAD; this is encoded by the coding sequence ATGCGACCCGTCACCGATCTGCGCCGCGCTGAAAAGCCCTTTGAGGTTATTAGCCCCTACCAGCCCTCCGGGGACCAGCCCACCGCCATCGCCGAACTCACTGAACGGCTCAAGGCGGGGGAGAAGGACATTGTCCTGCTGGGTGCCACCGGCACTGGCAAGTCGGCCACCACCGCCTGGCTGGTGGAGCAGGTTCAGCGCCCCACCCTGATCCTGGAGCCCAACAAGACCCTGGCCGCCCAGATGGCTGCGGAGTTCCGCGAACTTCTGCCCAACAACGCCGTCGAGTACTTCGTCTCCTACTACGACTACTACCAGCCTGAGGCCTATGTGCCCCAGACGGACACTTTCATCGAGAAGGACTCCTCCATCAACGATGAGGTGGAGCGCTTGCGCCACTCTGCCACCAACTCCCTGCTCACCCGTCGCGACGTCGTGGTGGTCTCCTCGGTCTCCTGCATTTACGGCCTGGGCACGCCCCAGGAGTACGTGGACCGTATGACGCCGCTGCAGGTGGGCCAGGAGATTGACCGTGACGACCTGCTACGCCGCTTCGTGTCCATGCAGTACACGCGCAATGACATAGACTTCACGCGCGGCACCTTCCGTGTGCGCGGGGACACGATAGAGATCATCCCCATGTACGAGGAGCTGGCCATCCGCATTGAGATGTTCGGGGACGATATCGAGTCCTTGGCCACCCTGCACCCCCTCACCGGGGACGTCATCGGCACCACCGACCAGGTCTTCGTCTTCCCTGCCTCCCACTACGTCGCCGGACCTGAGCGCATGGACAAGGCCATTGACGGAATCCAGGGTGAGCTCGCAGCCCGGCTTAAAGAACTGGAGCGCGCTGGCAAGCTCCTAGAGGCGCAGCGCCTGCGCATGCGTACCACCTACGACCTGGAGATGCTCCAGCAGATCGGCACCTGCTCCGGCGTGGAGAACTACTCCCTGCACATAGACGGCCGCGAGAAAGGTACGCCCCCCAACACCCTCCTAGACTACTTCCCGGAGGACTTCCTGCTGGTGATCGACGAATCTCACGTGACTGTCCCGCAGATCGGCGCCATGCACGAGGGCGATGCCTCCCGCAAACGCACCCTGGTGGAGCACGGCTTCCGACTACCCAGTGCCCTGGACAACCGTCCCCTGACCTTTGCGGAGTTCGAGGAGCGCGTGGGGCAGACTGTCTACCTGTCCGCCACCCCTGGCGATTACGAGATACAACGCTCAGACGGCGTCGTCGAGCAGATCATCCGCCCCACCGGTCTGGTGGATCCCAAGATCGTGGTCAAACCCACCCAGGGGCAGATCGACGACCTTTTGGAGGAGGTGCGCCAACGCGTGGACCAGGACGAGCGCGTGCTGGTCACGACCCTCACCAAACGCATGGCGGAGGACCTGACCACCTACCTGGCGGAGCGGGGCGTGCGCGTGGAGTACCTGCACTCGGACGTGGACACCCTGCGCCGGGTGGAACTGCTGCGCGAGCTGCGGCTAGGGCAGTTCGACGTGCTGGTGGGGATCAACCTACTGCGTGAGGGCTTGGACCTGCCGGAGGTATCCCTGGTGTCCATCCTGGACGCAGACAAGGAGGGCTTCCTGCGTTCCACCCGCTCGCTCATCCAGACGATCGGACGTGCGGCCCGTAACGTCTCCGGTGAAGTCCACATGTACGCGGACAAACGCACCCCTGCCATGAACGAGGCGATTGAGGAAACGGAGCGTCGTCGCAGCAAACAGCTGTCCTACAACGCTGAGCACGGCATCGATCCCCAGCCTCTGCGTAAGAAGATCGCGGACGTGACGGACATGCTGGCACGCGAGGACGTGGACACCGCCGAGCTACTGGGCACCGGCTACCGGGGGCACGAGGAGAGCCGAGCCCGGGCCGGACGCAAGAAGGCTGCCGAAGCCACCGTGCGGGAGCGCTTGGCCGGGGCGGCTCAGTCCGATCTAGCAAGCCTGATCGAGGAACTCACCGCGCAGATGCACGCCGCTGCTGAGGACCTGCACTTCGAGCTGGCGGCTCGCCTGCGCGATGAGATCCAGGACCTCAAGAAGGAACTGCGCTCCATGCGTGCCGCTGACTGA